A single window of Archangium gephyra DNA harbors:
- a CDS encoding DUF3575 domain-containing protein produces MSGVMGVLTALVMTALPAGEEEGRMYVGVAVPLAPDGFALEAEQERDDGFSVTLGLRVAFNLGKWIPVFEDADPDSLRLGLEPGARFYLKGPVLEGLWVGPRLEVVHAWVDTGVGTRPESRTRTVWQVGGAVLSGYSFRFGEGFTVQASLGLGALYRPPIPGFSLWTVTVAPRAQVSLGWSL; encoded by the coding sequence ATGTCCGGCGTGATGGGAGTGCTGACGGCCCTGGTGATGACGGCCCTTCCGGCGGGAGAGGAGGAGGGCCGGATGTACGTGGGCGTGGCGGTGCCGCTGGCCCCTGACGGTTTCGCGCTGGAGGCCGAGCAGGAGCGGGACGACGGCTTCTCCGTGACGCTGGGGCTGCGCGTGGCCTTCAACCTGGGGAAGTGGATTCCCGTCTTCGAGGACGCGGACCCCGACTCCCTGCGCCTGGGCCTCGAGCCCGGTGCACGCTTCTATTTGAAGGGCCCGGTGCTGGAGGGGCTGTGGGTGGGCCCGCGGCTGGAGGTGGTGCATGCGTGGGTGGACACCGGCGTGGGCACGAGGCCCGAGTCGCGCACGCGGACGGTGTGGCAGGTGGGCGGCGCGGTGCTCTCGGGCTACAGCTTCCGGTTCGGCGAGGGCTTCACCGTGCAGGCCTCGCTGGGCCTGGGCGCGCTCTACCGGCCCCCCATTCCTGGCTTCAGCCTGTGGACCGTGACGGTGGCTCCGCGTGCGCAGGTGTCGCTCGGCTGGTCCCTGTGA